One Megasphaera elsdenii DSM 20460 genomic window carries:
- the priA gene encoding replication restart helicase PriA, with amino-acid sequence MFAEIIINTTAKRLQQTFSYIVPEGMAVRVGSRVLVPFGHRREEGIVVALQEHLAEPADFTLKPIEGLLSTQTGFQEEMIRTALWIRDYYVCNLSDALRLFMIDKKGLVRRDVVSAGPAQPQTADEARLQTYVAGKGRCEKGALSRRFGQDLVEKALASQVLTSRICYKNQIADKMEDWLSFAADDTEAILHGRRRQQELLQALKAKGEGPVSYWQGQGYSRNLMRRLCATGLACWSQRPARTTNVLPSLARDEAFSLTAEQQQALKVIGSDEHGKTYVLHGITSSGKTEIYMQLTSQALKKGKQVVVLVPEIALTGQIVRRFLRRFGDDVVVMHSQLSQGEKRNNWLRMQNGTSHICIGARSAVFAAAQSIGLFIVDEAHDSSYKQDEAPRYHAVAVARQRAAYYGCPVVLGSATPALADYYRALQGEYVLVELKERVGHRPLPAVQVVDMRDELARGNYRVVSDALLTLLEETLAARQQAIILLNRRGFSTFVMCRKCGYVVKCDTCDVAMVYHRQAAHLRCHYCDAEKPIPTVCPSCGSKYIKFFGSGTEKVEAQLHELLPTARIIRLDQDTTSRKHSGDRIIEAFRRHEYDILLGTQMVAKGHDFPGVSAVGILSADSLLNIPAYWAGERTFQLLTQAAGRAGRGDIPGRVIMQTYAPDHYVIQCAARQDYRAFYDQEVQFRKELGYPPFQEMAKILVQDESEEQVWRKANDVAAALNSWNQDHGDEVAVIGPYEDVIKKIRNKYRVVLSLTGKDLTAIKKAMQHLPACWQTGVIIDIDPM; translated from the coding sequence TTGTTTGCTGAAATCATCATCAATACGACGGCGAAGCGGCTGCAGCAGACCTTTTCCTATATCGTCCCCGAGGGGATGGCTGTCCGCGTCGGCAGCCGCGTCCTCGTGCCTTTCGGTCATCGCCGGGAAGAAGGCATCGTCGTCGCCCTGCAGGAACACCTGGCGGAGCCGGCTGATTTCACGCTGAAGCCCATTGAAGGCCTGCTCTCGACGCAGACCGGCTTCCAGGAAGAGATGATCCGCACGGCCCTTTGGATCCGCGATTACTACGTCTGCAACTTGTCCGATGCCCTGCGCCTGTTCATGATCGATAAGAAAGGACTGGTCCGCCGCGATGTCGTATCGGCCGGACCGGCCCAGCCGCAGACAGCGGACGAAGCGCGGCTACAAACCTATGTGGCCGGAAAAGGGCGCTGTGAAAAAGGCGCACTGAGCCGCCGGTTCGGCCAAGACCTCGTCGAGAAGGCTTTGGCCAGCCAGGTCCTGACCAGCCGGATTTGTTATAAGAACCAGATTGCCGACAAGATGGAAGACTGGCTTTCTTTTGCTGCCGACGATACGGAAGCTATTCTCCATGGCCGTCGCCGCCAGCAGGAACTGCTCCAGGCCTTGAAAGCCAAGGGCGAAGGCCCTGTCTCTTATTGGCAGGGACAAGGCTACAGCCGCAATCTCATGCGCCGCCTCTGTGCGACGGGATTGGCCTGCTGGAGCCAGCGGCCGGCCAGGACGACGAATGTCTTGCCGAGCCTTGCCCGGGACGAAGCTTTTTCCCTGACAGCGGAACAGCAGCAGGCATTAAAGGTTATCGGAAGCGATGAGCATGGTAAAACCTACGTCCTCCACGGTATCACCAGCAGCGGCAAGACAGAAATCTACATGCAGTTAACCAGCCAGGCCCTGAAAAAAGGGAAACAGGTCGTCGTCTTAGTGCCGGAGATCGCCTTGACCGGCCAGATTGTCCGCCGCTTCCTGCGCCGTTTCGGCGACGATGTCGTCGTCATGCACAGCCAGCTGTCCCAGGGGGAGAAGCGCAACAACTGGCTGCGCATGCAGAACGGGACGAGTCATATCTGCATCGGTGCCCGGTCGGCGGTCTTCGCGGCGGCTCAGTCCATCGGTTTGTTCATCGTCGACGAAGCCCACGACAGCTCGTACAAGCAGGACGAGGCGCCGCGCTATCATGCCGTCGCCGTCGCCCGCCAGCGGGCCGCGTATTACGGCTGCCCCGTCGTCCTGGGCAGCGCGACGCCGGCGCTGGCTGACTATTATCGAGCCTTGCAGGGAGAATACGTCCTGGTCGAACTAAAAGAACGAGTCGGCCATCGCCCGCTGCCGGCTGTCCAGGTCGTCGACATGCGGGATGAGCTGGCCCGGGGCAATTACCGCGTTGTCTCCGATGCCCTGCTCACTCTCTTGGAAGAGACCTTGGCAGCCCGTCAGCAGGCCATCATCCTCCTCAACCGCCGCGGTTTCTCGACCTTCGTCATGTGCCGCAAGTGCGGCTACGTCGTCAAGTGCGACACGTGTGATGTGGCCATGGTCTACCATCGCCAGGCAGCTCATCTGCGCTGCCATTACTGCGATGCCGAAAAGCCGATTCCTACCGTCTGTCCTTCCTGCGGCAGCAAGTATATCAAGTTCTTTGGTAGCGGTACGGAAAAAGTGGAAGCCCAGCTCCACGAACTCCTGCCGACGGCCCGCATCATCCGCCTCGACCAGGACACGACGAGCCGCAAGCACAGCGGTGACCGCATCATCGAAGCCTTCCGTCGCCACGAATACGATATTCTCCTGGGAACGCAGATGGTCGCCAAAGGTCATGATTTTCCCGGCGTCAGTGCCGTCGGCATCTTGTCGGCAGACAGCCTGCTCAACATCCCGGCTTACTGGGCTGGCGAGCGGACCTTCCAGCTCCTGACCCAGGCAGCCGGCCGGGCCGGCCGCGGCGATATCCCGGGCCGCGTCATCATGCAGACCTATGCACCGGACCACTACGTCATCCAGTGCGCAGCCCGTCAGGATTACCGGGCTTTTTATGACCAGGAAGTCCAGTTCCGGAAGGAATTGGGCTATCCGCCGTTCCAGGAAATGGCCAAGATACTAGTCCAGGACGAATCGGAAGAACAGGTCTGGCGCAAAGCCAACGACGTCGCAGCGGCCTTGAACAGCTGGAATCAGGACCACGGTGATGAAGTTGCCGTCATTGGCCCCTACGAAGACGTCATCAAGAAGATACGCAATAAGTACCGCGTCGTCCTCTCCCTGACCGGGAAAGACCTGACAGCCATCAAAAAAGCCATGCAGCACCTTCCGGCCTGCTGGCAGACCGGCGTCATCATCGACATCGACCCCATGTAA
- the def gene encoding peptide deformylase, giving the protein MAVLNIIKAGDPVLKATAKPVTKVNKHIKKLLDDMAETMYAAEGVGLAAPQVNESLQLIVLDDGHGLIELINPEILEKSDETNVDTEGCLSIPGYYGKVERASKIKVRSLTRHGKTVIYEPEGFLARIFQHEIDHLYGHLFIEKAADLRKVGD; this is encoded by the coding sequence ATGGCAGTACTCAATATTATTAAAGCCGGTGACCCCGTCTTGAAAGCGACGGCGAAACCCGTTACAAAAGTGAATAAACATATAAAGAAATTGCTCGACGACATGGCAGAAACGATGTATGCTGCTGAAGGCGTCGGCTTAGCCGCACCGCAGGTCAATGAATCGCTGCAGCTCATCGTCCTCGACGACGGCCATGGTCTCATCGAGCTCATCAATCCGGAAATCCTGGAAAAGTCGGACGAAACCAACGTCGACACCGAAGGCTGCCTGAGCATCCCCGGATATTACGGCAAGGTAGAACGGGCTTCGAAAATCAAGGTCCGTTCCCTGACGCGCCATGGCAAGACGGTCATTTATGAACCGGAAGGCTTCCTGGCCCGCATTTTCCAGCATGAAATCGACCATCTCTATGGTCATCTGTTCATCGAAAAAGCAGCGGATTTACGGAAAGTAGGGGACTAA
- the fmt gene encoding methionyl-tRNA formyltransferase, whose protein sequence is MDKLRIVFMGTPDFSVPSLESLAQAGYDIAAVYSQPDKQRGRGKKVTFSPVKEKAMELGIPVFQPDSMRRDDVIEQLRSLAPDVIIVIAYGKILPKAVLDIPKYGCLNVHGSLLPKYRGAAPIQYAVKDGEAESGVTIMLLDEGMDTGKMLKKAAIPLDAKETTGTLFDKLSLLGAQTLLDVLTDLEGYESRAVDQDESQATYTAKITKEEAQIDWTQDAVVLERLIRTLDPHPGAYTICHDGKRLKIWSADVVEGTGAEPGTILDVTKKQFTIQTGSGALRIREVQPESRKRMATAQYLQGVTLTAGERL, encoded by the coding sequence ATGGATAAGTTACGCATTGTATTCATGGGGACGCCGGATTTTTCCGTCCCGTCCCTGGAAAGCCTGGCCCAGGCCGGTTATGATATCGCCGCCGTCTACAGCCAGCCCGACAAGCAGCGGGGACGGGGCAAAAAGGTGACTTTCTCGCCGGTGAAAGAAAAGGCCATGGAACTGGGAATCCCCGTTTTCCAGCCCGATTCCATGCGCCGTGACGACGTCATCGAACAGCTGCGCAGCCTGGCACCGGATGTCATCATCGTCATCGCCTACGGCAAGATTTTGCCGAAAGCCGTCCTCGACATCCCCAAATACGGCTGCCTCAACGTCCACGGCTCGCTGCTGCCGAAATACCGCGGCGCGGCTCCTATCCAGTACGCTGTCAAGGACGGCGAAGCTGAAAGCGGCGTGACCATCATGCTCCTCGATGAAGGCATGGATACGGGGAAGATGCTGAAAAAAGCGGCCATTCCCCTGGATGCCAAGGAAACGACGGGCACTTTGTTCGATAAATTGTCCCTCCTCGGGGCCCAGACCCTGCTCGACGTCCTGACGGACCTGGAGGGCTATGAAAGCCGGGCTGTCGACCAGGATGAGAGCCAGGCGACGTATACGGCAAAAATTACCAAGGAAGAAGCCCAGATCGACTGGACCCAGGATGCTGTCGTGCTGGAACGGCTCATCCGGACGCTGGATCCTCATCCCGGCGCATATACGATCTGTCACGATGGCAAGCGCCTGAAAATCTGGTCGGCTGATGTCGTCGAAGGTACCGGGGCCGAACCGGGAACCATCTTGGATGTGACCAAGAAGCAGTTCACCATCCAGACCGGAAGCGGCGCCCTGCGCATCCGCGAAGTCCAGCCGGAAAGCCGGAAGCGGATGGCTACTGCCCAATATCTCCAGGGTGTGACCTTGACGGCTGGGGAACGGCTATAA
- the rsmB gene encoding 16S rRNA (cytosine(967)-C(5))-methyltransferase RsmB — MNVREIAFQSLLTICRDEGYSNIVVSKAIQKHQFADRDRRFYTELVYGTLRCLNYLDWIISQISTRKLKKLDPVCLAIIRLGLYQIFGMTKVPESAACNEAVKMATKFGNKGMAKFVNAMLRNSIRRRDQFIIPDKDKNLTAYLALTYHQQGWLVRRWLEEYGPDDTERLCQYFDTIPALCLRVNTAVTSREDLLAELEKQGQPARPAAISPDGIYLDGNPGIHELTCLRDGRAIIQDEPSQLVAHIVDPQPHEVVFDVCAAPGGKTTHLATLGGPSCVVYGGDIHEHKLRLIEYNAQKLGLKNVRTLLQNGCTIGQKYAGKADRVLVDAPCSGLGVLRHKIDLRWRKNPSDLRTLPALQRRILDSASQCVRPGGVLVYSTCTMNDDENSRIVADFLKNHPEFHVENATQWLTVPGHEGPFIQLLPQRDNLDGFFIARMKKEGGHE, encoded by the coding sequence ATGAACGTACGTGAAATTGCCTTTCAGAGCCTGCTGACTATCTGCCGGGACGAAGGGTATAGCAATATCGTCGTCTCTAAGGCGATACAGAAGCATCAATTTGCCGACAGGGACCGGCGTTTTTATACAGAACTCGTTTACGGTACCTTGCGCTGCCTCAATTACCTGGACTGGATCATTTCCCAGATCAGTACGCGCAAGCTGAAAAAGCTCGACCCCGTCTGCCTGGCCATTATCCGCCTGGGCTTGTATCAGATTTTCGGCATGACCAAAGTCCCCGAATCGGCAGCCTGCAACGAAGCTGTCAAAATGGCGACGAAATTCGGCAATAAAGGCATGGCCAAGTTCGTCAATGCCATGCTGCGCAACAGTATCCGCCGGCGGGACCAATTCATCATTCCCGATAAGGACAAAAACCTGACAGCCTATCTGGCCCTGACGTATCATCAGCAGGGCTGGCTCGTTCGCCGCTGGCTGGAAGAATATGGCCCAGACGATACAGAACGGCTCTGCCAGTATTTCGATACCATCCCGGCACTGTGCCTGCGCGTCAATACGGCCGTCACCAGTCGCGAAGACCTGTTGGCTGAGCTGGAAAAGCAAGGCCAGCCGGCCCGTCCGGCTGCCATTTCGCCGGATGGCATCTATCTCGATGGCAATCCGGGCATCCACGAGCTGACCTGCCTCCGCGATGGCCGGGCTATCATCCAGGATGAACCGTCCCAGCTGGTCGCCCATATCGTCGATCCCCAGCCGCACGAAGTCGTCTTCGACGTCTGCGCTGCTCCCGGCGGCAAGACGACCCATTTGGCTACCCTGGGCGGCCCCTCGTGCGTCGTCTACGGCGGCGATATCCACGAACATAAGCTGCGGCTCATCGAATACAATGCCCAGAAGCTGGGTCTCAAGAATGTGCGGACCCTGCTCCAGAACGGCTGTACCATCGGCCAGAAATATGCCGGCAAAGCCGACCGGGTCCTGGTCGATGCGCCTTGTTCGGGTCTCGGCGTCCTGCGCCACAAAATCGACTTGCGCTGGCGCAAGAATCCCAGCGATCTGCGGACCCTGCCGGCCCTGCAGCGGCGCATCCTGGACAGCGCCTCGCAATGCGTCCGCCCGGGCGGTGTCCTGGTCTACAGCACTTGTACCATGAATGATGATGAAAACAGCCGCATTGTGGCTGACTTTTTGAAGAACCATCCGGAATTTCACGTCGAAAATGCGACGCAGTGGCTGACCGTCCCTGGTCATGAAGGCCCGTTCATCCAGCTCCTGCCGCAGCGCGACAATCTGGACGGCTTCTTCATTGCCCGCATGAAAAAGGAGGGTGGACATGAATAA
- the rlmN gene encoding 23S rRNA (adenine(2503)-C(2))-methyltransferase RlmN: protein MNNLFDMTKKELQTFLVAQGMKKFRADQIFHYVYKENIFSWDEMVLLPKKDRQLLKDVLPIHFPEIVSRLDASDGQTVKLLLQLADGETVETVLMMHDYGNSICVSSQVGCAVNCAFCASAKNGFVRNLSAGEMVAQLLAFRKYVMPELHSIVIMGTGEPLLNYDNVIRFMKLIHDKDTLYLGYRNMTLSTSGIVPKMYDLAKEGMPITLAVSLHAPNDALRRRIMPIAEKYPLEAVLQAARHYFDVTGRKVTFEYILIKGLTCTNACAKELARLLGGQNILVNAIPINDNYDVGLYRPDEKTMNEFVTYLQRHGVPVTLRREMGSKIQAACGQLRIKREKI, encoded by the coding sequence ATGAATAACCTCTTCGATATGACGAAAAAGGAACTGCAAACGTTCCTCGTCGCCCAGGGAATGAAGAAATTCCGGGCCGACCAGATTTTCCATTATGTCTATAAAGAAAATATCTTTTCCTGGGATGAAATGGTCCTGCTGCCCAAGAAAGACCGGCAGCTTCTCAAAGACGTCCTGCCCATTCACTTTCCGGAAATCGTGTCCCGCCTGGACGCATCCGATGGCCAGACAGTCAAGCTGCTCTTGCAGCTCGCGGACGGCGAAACCGTCGAAACGGTGCTCATGATGCACGATTACGGCAATTCCATCTGCGTGTCGTCCCAGGTCGGCTGTGCCGTCAACTGCGCCTTCTGCGCGTCGGCCAAGAACGGCTTTGTCCGCAACCTGTCGGCCGGTGAAATGGTCGCCCAGCTCCTGGCTTTCCGTAAATACGTCATGCCGGAACTGCACTCCATCGTCATCATGGGGACGGGGGAACCGCTCCTCAATTATGACAACGTCATCCGTTTCATGAAGCTCATCCACGACAAGGATACGCTCTATCTGGGCTATCGCAACATGACACTGTCCACGTCGGGCATCGTCCCCAAGATGTATGACCTGGCCAAAGAGGGCATGCCCATCACCCTGGCCGTGTCCCTCCACGCGCCGAACGACGCCTTGCGGCGGCGGATCATGCCCATTGCCGAAAAATATCCCCTGGAAGCCGTCCTCCAAGCGGCACGTCACTATTTCGACGTCACAGGCCGAAAAGTCACCTTTGAATATATCCTCATCAAGGGCCTGACCTGCACTAATGCCTGCGCTAAGGAACTGGCCCGCCTCCTGGGCGGCCAGAACATCCTGGTCAACGCCATCCCCATCAATGATAATTATGACGTCGGTCTCTACCGGCCTGACGAAAAGACGATGAATGAATTTGTCACCTATCTGCAGCGCCATGGCGTCCCTGTCACCTTGCGGCGGGAAATGGGCAGCAAAATCCAGGCTGCCTGTGGCCAATTGCGGATAAAACGCGAAAAAATTTGA
- a CDS encoding Stp1/IreP family PP2C-type Ser/Thr phosphatase has protein sequence MGTYGESKIGLVRKVNEDSFYISHEKNVLAVADGMGGYVGGEIASKTAVEAIAYYFKNFSYAAPVQLEKAIQYANSSILSKTLIDPSLKGMGTTVSLVTLARHMAFWGHVGDSRIYLYRDGEFTQISADHTIVQVLLDKGKITEEEAMDHPQRHVLTRAVGVDENLVVDSGAFEVQPKDRILICSDGLTSFIRKQELCDAIGDYRRTEREIINDLFARVYENGANDNVTAILTTI, from the coding sequence TTGGGCACATACGGTGAATCCAAAATCGGCTTGGTTCGGAAAGTGAATGAAGATTCCTTTTATATCAGCCACGAGAAAAACGTACTGGCCGTAGCTGACGGTATGGGCGGCTATGTAGGCGGTGAAATCGCCAGCAAGACGGCTGTAGAAGCCATCGCCTATTACTTCAAGAATTTCAGTTATGCGGCACCGGTACAACTGGAGAAGGCCATTCAATATGCGAATTCCAGTATCCTCAGCAAGACCTTGATCGACCCCTCGCTCAAAGGGATGGGGACGACTGTTTCTTTAGTGACGCTGGCCCGGCACATGGCTTTTTGGGGCCACGTCGGCGACAGCCGTATCTACTTATACCGCGACGGGGAGTTCACGCAGATTTCTGCCGACCATACCATCGTCCAGGTCCTGCTCGATAAGGGCAAGATCACGGAAGAAGAGGCCATGGACCATCCCCAGCGCCATGTGCTGACCAGAGCCGTCGGCGTCGATGAAAACCTGGTCGTCGACAGCGGAGCCTTTGAAGTACAGCCAAAGGACCGTATCCTGATTTGTTCTGACGGCCTGACGTCGTTCATCCGGAAACAGGAACTCTGCGATGCCATCGGCGATTATCGCCGGACGGAACGGGAAATCATCAATGATCTCTTTGCCCGCGTTTATGAGAACGGGGCCAACGATAATGTTACCGCAATTTTAACGACCATATAA
- the pknB gene encoding Stk1 family PASTA domain-containing Ser/Thr kinase: protein MIGHILDNRYKILEKVGTGGMASVYKAQDILLDRIVAVKILHSKYGNDHDFVVRFRQEAQAAAKLSHPNIVNIYDVGYDENVHYIVMEFVRGETLKEYIEKHGHLPINTSIQIAFDIGEALENAHANGIVHCDIKPHNILVTETGRIKVADFGIARAVNSVENSDRTVLGSVHYFSPEQASGGHIDERTDIYSLGVVMYEMMTGVVPFQGDTAISIALKHVQDDIPLPTKYNRRIPRLVEQVILKAMAKNPDDRFQSIGEMMSELRLSQGFINTNGARPIISKGPYNFGTQKLQPIKEKDLPEDEPPEKKKNPFTRFMDSISNHSQKTIIIGMLGVFLVAFVWAFFSFGNFWSTEDITVPDVTGKQVEIAKKILKDKKLDVSVKEVESDEVPVGEVVSQTPSGGAVVKANRTIYLTVSKGNKGEEVLIPDLRSLTLDEAEKKLKEIGLSVGKVRYKESAQYADGTIIDQDPESPKKVEKGTKVDLVVCRKSEAEKEAEAAKNEAPNTSGMSLDAAVKALESAGYSVGNVSNLDSSKDSSQAVVTGQTSEDGKVVNLSVEYPSSQSSQSSPSSSSGGSDGSANNQEPAGTPHYGTVNISVPSGASSQHVQIVVSDDNGSRVVYDRSQAGGDNISKSVSGTGKTRVKVYINNSLVQDQYI from the coding sequence ATGATTGGTCATATCTTAGATAACAGATACAAGATATTGGAAAAAGTAGGCACAGGCGGCATGGCCAGCGTGTACAAAGCACAGGATATCCTCCTGGACCGGATCGTCGCCGTAAAGATACTTCATTCAAAATACGGCAATGACCACGATTTTGTCGTCCGCTTCCGGCAGGAAGCCCAGGCGGCTGCCAAATTGTCACACCCCAATATTGTCAATATATACGACGTCGGCTACGATGAAAATGTCCATTACATCGTCATGGAATTCGTGCGCGGCGAAACGTTGAAAGAGTATATCGAAAAGCACGGCCATCTGCCGATCAATACGTCGATACAGATTGCCTTCGATATTGGCGAAGCTTTGGAAAATGCCCATGCCAACGGCATCGTCCACTGCGATATCAAGCCCCATAATATTCTGGTCACCGAAACAGGGCGCATCAAAGTCGCCGACTTCGGTATCGCCCGGGCCGTCAATTCCGTCGAAAACAGCGACCGCACGGTCCTGGGTTCTGTCCATTATTTTTCACCGGAACAGGCCAGCGGCGGCCATATCGACGAACGGACGGATATTTACTCCCTAGGCGTTGTCATGTATGAAATGATGACCGGTGTCGTTCCCTTCCAGGGCGATACAGCCATCAGCATCGCCCTGAAGCACGTCCAGGACGACATCCCCTTGCCGACCAAGTACAACCGCCGCATCCCGCGGCTCGTCGAACAGGTCATCCTCAAGGCCATGGCCAAGAACCCGGACGACCGTTTCCAGTCCATCGGCGAGATGATGTCGGAACTGCGCCTGTCCCAGGGTTTCATCAACACCAACGGCGCCCGGCCGATCATCAGCAAGGGCCCGTATAACTTCGGTACGCAGAAACTGCAGCCTATCAAGGAAAAGGACCTGCCCGAAGACGAACCTCCGGAAAAGAAGAAGAACCCTTTTACGCGGTTCATGGATTCTATCAGCAATCATTCTCAGAAAACCATCATCATCGGTATGCTCGGCGTCTTCCTCGTCGCCTTTGTCTGGGCCTTCTTTTCCTTCGGGAATTTTTGGAGTACTGAAGACATTACCGTACCGGATGTGACGGGTAAGCAGGTAGAAATCGCCAAGAAGATCCTCAAGGATAAGAAGCTCGACGTCTCCGTCAAGGAAGTGGAAAGCGACGAAGTGCCAGTAGGCGAAGTCGTTTCCCAGACGCCGTCGGGCGGAGCCGTTGTCAAGGCCAACCGGACGATTTACCTGACGGTCAGCAAAGGGAATAAAGGCGAAGAAGTCCTCATACCGGACCTGCGGAGCCTGACCCTCGATGAGGCCGAAAAGAAACTGAAGGAAATCGGTCTGTCTGTCGGCAAGGTGCGCTACAAAGAGAGCGCCCAGTATGCGGATGGGACCATCATAGACCAAGATCCGGAATCGCCGAAGAAAGTCGAAAAGGGGACGAAAGTCGATCTCGTCGTCTGCCGTAAGAGCGAAGCGGAAAAAGAAGCCGAAGCGGCTAAGAACGAAGCGCCCAATACGAGCGGCATGAGCCTCGACGCAGCCGTGAAAGCCTTGGAAAGCGCAGGGTACTCCGTCGGCAATGTGTCCAACCTCGATTCGTCGAAAGACAGCTCTCAGGCCGTCGTTACGGGTCAGACGTCGGAAGACGGCAAGGTCGTCAACTTGTCCGTCGAATATCCGTCGTCCCAGAGCAGCCAGAGTTCGCCGTCGAGCAGTTCCGGCGGCTCCGATGGCAGTGCCAATAACCAGGAACCGGCCGGGACGCCCCATTATGGGACCGTCAATATCAGCGTACCGTCCGGTGCTTCCAGCCAGCATGTCCAGATCGTCGTATCCGACGACAACGGCTCGCGCGTCGTCTATGACCGCAGTCAGGCCGGTGGCGATAACATCTCCAAGAGCGTCAGCGGCACGGGCAAGACGAGAGTCAAAGTCTATATCAACAATTCATTAGTACAGGATCAGTACATCTAA
- the rsgA gene encoding ribosome small subunit-dependent GTPase A, translating to MTKGRVIKNYNGYYYVDVGRENLVECRRRGKLLKAKILVGDELEITELGQDKGVIEALLPRRNQIRRPAVANIDQLLVIMAAQSPDPNRFLVDKMLMTCEYGGIHPTLCFNKCDLDRDTAEAYKAFYERCGYDVYLVSAKTGEGLDTLRALLPHRMTAFAGPSGVGKSSLLSQLLGRKDLSVGAVSEKIKRGRHTTRHSEIMRLDSDTYVVDTPGFSALDFEHLDPREVLRLFPDMLPYSGGCKFSSCLHLSEPECTVKQAVADGHIQAERYDTYCKILTSIAERKR from the coding sequence ATGACAAAAGGACGCGTCATCAAGAACTATAACGGGTATTATTATGTCGATGTCGGCCGGGAGAACCTCGTCGAATGTCGCCGCCGCGGCAAATTGCTGAAAGCCAAGATCCTCGTCGGCGACGAGCTGGAAATCACCGAGCTGGGCCAGGATAAGGGCGTCATCGAAGCCCTGCTGCCCCGGCGCAACCAGATCCGCCGGCCGGCGGTGGCCAATATAGACCAGCTGCTGGTCATCATGGCGGCCCAGTCGCCGGACCCGAACCGTTTCCTCGTCGACAAGATGCTCATGACCTGTGAATACGGCGGCATCCATCCGACGCTGTGCTTCAATAAGTGCGACCTGGACCGGGACACAGCCGAAGCCTATAAAGCCTTTTATGAACGCTGCGGCTATGACGTCTATCTCGTGTCGGCCAAGACCGGCGAAGGCCTGGATACGCTGCGGGCTCTCCTGCCGCACCGCATGACGGCCTTTGCCGGCCCGTCGGGCGTCGGCAAGTCCAGCCTGCTGTCGCAGCTCCTGGGGCGGAAGGACTTGTCCGTCGGCGCCGTCAGCGAAAAGATCAAGCGCGGCCGCCATACGACGCGCCATTCGGAAATCATGCGCCTCGACAGCGACACGTACGTCGTCGATACGCCGGGCTTCAGTGCCCTCGATTTCGAGCACCTCGACCCCCGGGAAGTCCTGCGCTTGTTCCCGGATATGCTGCCCTACAGCGGCGGCTGCAAGTTCTCATCGTGCCTGCACCTGTCCGAACCGGAATGTACGGTCAAACAAGCCGTAGCCGACGGCCATATCCAGGCCGAACGCTACGATACATATTGTAAGATACTCACTTCCATTGCAGAAAGGAAACGATAG
- the rpe gene encoding ribulose-phosphate 3-epimerase yields the protein MVTICPSILSADFSRLAEEIQDVERKGADCIHLDLMDGHFVPNLTFGVPVIKALRSCTKLPFDAHLMVEHPETYIDGLAAAGVQYVTVHQEACVHLDRVLQQIREAGMKGGVALNPATPVSSLSCVAGQLDMILIMSVNPGFGGQKFIPYAVDKIRQAKALLEQAGNTAAVIEVDGGVNAKTVQAVKDAGATFLVAGSAVFGAEDRAAAIASLR from the coding sequence ATGGTAACCATTTGCCCCTCTATATTGTCGGCTGATTTTTCCCGCCTGGCCGAAGAAATCCAGGACGTTGAACGGAAGGGGGCCGACTGCATCCATCTCGACTTGATGGACGGCCATTTCGTACCGAACCTGACCTTCGGCGTACCGGTCATCAAAGCCCTGCGCAGCTGCACGAAACTGCCTTTCGATGCCCATCTCATGGTCGAACATCCGGAAACCTATATCGACGGCCTGGCGGCTGCCGGCGTCCAGTACGTCACGGTCCATCAGGAAGCCTGTGTCCACCTCGACCGGGTCCTGCAGCAGATCCGCGAAGCAGGCATGAAAGGCGGCGTCGCCCTTAATCCGGCGACCCCCGTATCTTCCTTGTCCTGCGTGGCCGGGCAGTTGGATATGATCCTAATCATGAGCGTCAATCCCGGCTTCGGCGGCCAGAAATTCATCCCCTATGCCGTCGATAAGATCCGCCAGGCGAAAGCCCTCCTGGAACAGGCCGGCAATACGGCGGCCGTCATCGAAGTCGACGGCGGCGTCAATGCCAAGACTGTCCAGGCCGTCAAAGACGCCGGTGCGACCTTCCTCGTCGCCGGCAGTGCCGTCTTCGGAGCTGAAGACCGGGCCGCAGCCATTGCGTCCTTACGATAA